GGGGTTTGGTCATTTGCGGTTCCGGTCCACTGGAGCAGGAATTGAAAGACACGGCTCGTCAATTGGCCTTGGATCACGTGCGGTTTTCCGGTTTTGCCCAGGTTGACACCTTACCGGTGTACTACGGGCTGGCCCGCTGTTTTATCTTGCCCAGTTCGCATAGTGAGCAATGGGGCCTGGTTGTCAATGAAGCTATGGCTGCGGGACTACCGGTACTGGTAAGTCAAGCCTGTGGCTGCGCCCCGGATCTGGTCCAGGAAGGGGTAAATGGGTACACCTTTAACCCCTATGATGTAAAAGGCCTGGCGCAGTTACTGCTCAAGATGTCCTCCGGCGGGCTGGACCTCCAGTCCATGGGGGAAGCCTCTCGCCGCATAATTGCCAACTGGTCCCTGGATACCTTTGCTCAAGGTTTACTTGCGGCAGTCAAAGAGTGAAAGACCACTGGCGGAATCTTGTTGACCGAGAGAACAGCCACAACATTACCTAAAACTAACTATAACAATTAACTTCAGATGAAAATATTATTAGATTTCACTTCAAGAGCTGCAGGCGGAGGCGTAACCTTCTTAAATAATTTTATCCCCAACCTGGCTAAATTGAGAACTGATCATCTTTTCTATTTATTTACGCCTGCACCGTTATCCTATAGTTTGCCCGCTAATTTTACAGTAATCCCAGTTCAAGCAAGGTTTCCTTATGAAATATGGAAAATACTCTGGTATCAGATCACAATTAAAAATTTTATACTTAAAGAAAATATTGATTTGTTCTATGGATCTACCGGTATTAGCCCACTAACATTAACGTGCCCCAGTATCTTAACGCTGCAAAATTTATGGCCCTTCCTCTCAAATGAAGCTGCCTTACCCATAAAAATTTTGAAATACTTAAGAAAAAAATATATTAATAAATCATCACAACTAGCAACTTTAATCCACTTTGCATCTTTTTCAGCTTTCCAAGAACATATCCGTCTTGGCTTAAACATCGATCAAAAAAAGGCAAAGATTATTCACTTTGGCATAGGAAATATTTTCTTTAAAATCCATGATTCCCTATTTTTAGAAGAGTACCTAAGAACAATAAATTTGCATAATAAAGAATTTATATTATTCGTAGGAAATATTTTCAGACATAAAAATATTATCGACCTGATTAAAGCTTATAGTATTATGAAGGATAAAATTAAAGGAAGCATTCCTTATTTAGTGATTGCTGGCAGATTAATGGAAGATGATTATATGAATGAATTAAATTTATTAGTCGAAAAGTTATTAATTAAAGACTATGTAATTTTCTTAGGAGAAATTAATTACGATAATTTACCATTAATATACAGGTCAGCTAAACTTTTTGTTTTTCCATCGGTCTTAGAAACTTTCGGGTTCCCGATGATTGAAGCCATGGCTTGTCAGGTTCCTCTTATAGCCTCAGATATTCCAATCGCCCATGAATTATGTGGAGAAGCCTCACTCTATTTTCCGCCGAATGATCCTGAGAAACTAGCCTCGTTGATGCTTAATGTAATGCAAGATAACGATCTAAGAAAATCTCTTGTGGAAAAAGGGGTAAACATTGCCAAGACTTTTACGTGGGAAGATACGGCTCTGAAGATGCTAACGCTATTTTCGGAAGCCTACTCAAAGAAGCATGCTGAATAGTGGCCCAATGTTGTTATGTTATCAATGATCGGGCAACTAACTCACTCAGGCCTGAATGTTAGACGGTAAATAGACCAAAGGAATAACTGGCTTGCGCATTCTATTACTATCCCAGTATTTCCCTCCGGAAGCCGGGTCAGCGGCGGCCAAGATAGCGGAAATGGCCCATTATCTCGTCGGCCGGGGCCACCAAGTCTCGATAGTCTCGCAGGTACCCTGTTATCCCGCTGGCGTGGAATACCCCGGTTACGAGGGTGCCTGGTTCCGCCGCGAACGGCACGATGGCGTCCGCATAACCCGGACCTGGTCCTATGCCTCGCCAGAACGCAGCAGATTTAAGCCTCGCCTGTTGAATTATGCCACTTTTATGGCGACCGCCCTGGCCGGAATCTTCAGTGGTCCGCGCCCGGATGTCACCTTGGTGTATTCTCCTCCGCTTATGCTTGGGTTAACCGCGGCCCTGGTCAGTAAAGTCTGGCGAACTCCTTTCGTTTTCTGGGTGAATGACTTGTGGCCTCGGGCAGCCCTGCATTTGGGGTTTA
This sequence is a window from Desulfobaccales bacterium. Protein-coding genes within it:
- a CDS encoding glycosyltransferase family 1 protein, producing MKILLDFTSRAAGGGVTFLNNFIPNLAKLRTDHLFYLFTPAPLSYSLPANFTVIPVQARFPYEIWKILWYQITIKNFILKENIDLFYGSTGISPLTLTCPSILTLQNLWPFLSNEAALPIKILKYLRKKYINKSSQLATLIHFASFSAFQEHIRLGLNIDQKKAKIIHFGIGNIFFKIHDSLFLEEYLRTINLHNKEFILFVGNIFRHKNIIDLIKAYSIMKDKIKGSIPYLVIAGRLMEDDYMNELNLLVEKLLIKDYVIFLGEINYDNLPLIYRSAKLFVFPSVLETFGFPMIEAMACQVPLIASDIPIAHELCGEASLYFPPNDPEKLASLMLNVMQDNDLRKSLVEKGVNIAKTFTWEDTALKMLTLFSEAYSKKHAE